In Deinococcus irradiatisoli, the genomic stretch CGGCGCACTTCCTGACAGCGGCAGGAAGGGTAGCTGCACAGCAGGCCGTCGGGGTGGGCCGAGAGCAGCGTCTGCACGCCGCGCACCAGATCGCGCACCCGGTAGGCGCTGAGCTGGGCGCGGCCCACCGTGACATGAGCACCCTGCACATACGGAGAAATGTTCTCGAAATCCGCTGAGCAGTTGGGAAAAGCGGTGGGCACGATCTGGCCGTTGAGCGGCACGTAGCGGGTCAGCAGCGGCACGCCGGCCAGATACTCGCCGTAGTGCAGCGTGGTGTTGCTGGAGTGGTCCACGCCCAGCAGCAGCGCGACCGCGTCGAGGTCGTACAGCGCGCCGATGGGGCCGTAAGGGCTCGCCAGCGTCTGCGCTTCCACCACCACGCGGGCCTGCTCGCCGATCGCCACGAAACTCAGCGCCGGGTGAAACGAGCGCAGCGCTTCAGGCCGCTCCACCAT encodes the following:
- a CDS encoding AAC(3) family N-acetyltransferase produces the protein MLNMLRRPHVTAAMLAEGFSALGLDGSQHAIVHASLRSFGQVEGGAEALLSELLSHTATLSAPAFTYATLLRSPTSSVYATFRRDTRVSRDIGRLPQLMVERPEALRSFHPALSFVAIGEQARVVVEAQTLASPYGPIGALYDLDAVALLLGVDHSSNTTLHYGEYLAGVPLLTRYVPLNGQIVPTAFPNCSADFENISPYVQGAHVTVGRAQLSAYRVRDLVRGVQTLLSAHPDGLLCSYPSCRCQEVRRLIRGGGLTPRPHLGISVGVS